The DNA region TGGACATGCACTTCTTCCAGGTCGAAGTGGCCTTGGCCAGGTGCGTGCTTCACGGTTTCCCGGAAGTAGTAGTTCACCCCAAGGAAATCAAGCGGCGCAGCGATGATGCCCAGATCTTCCGGTTGGACGTGCGGAACGAGAGGGCCGTAACTCTCCCAGGTATCTTGCGGATAACCCTGGCCAAACAGCGGATCGAGATACCAGCGGTTGCGGAAACCGTCATGACGGTGGGCTGCCTGGAGGTCTTCTGGCGCGTCGCTCGCGGGATACACGGGGTGCAGGCTGAGCGTAATACCCACCTGGGTATCCGTCCGGCTCTGCTCGCGCAGAACCGGGACTGCCAGACCGTGCGAGAGGTACACGTGGTGCAGCGTCTGTAAGGCCGCGTGGGTGTCGCGGATACCAGGGGCATGGACGCCCTCTTGATGACCCATGATGGCGGTACAGAAGGGCTCGTTGTGGGTGATCCAGTGCCCCACCCGGTCCCCAAGTTGACGGGCCAGAACCTCGGCGTATTCGGCAAACCTGAACGCCGTGTCGCGGTTGACCCAACCCCCCCGGTCCTGCAGGGCTTGCGGGAGGTCCCAGTGGTACAGCGTCACGAACGGCGTCATATCCCGAGCCAGAAGTCCGTCCACAAGGCGGTCATAGAAGGCCAGTCCTTTGGCGTTGACTTTTCCGGTCCCCCAGGGCAACACGCGGGGCCAGCTCACCGAAAAGCGGTAGCTGTCCAGGCCCAGGTCCTGCATCAGGTCCAGATCGCTTTCCCAGCGGTGGTAGTGATCGCAGGCCACATCACCGTGGTCGGCGTTTTTAACGGTGCCCGGCTGGCGGGTGAAGGTGTCCCAGATGGACAGTCCTTTGCCGTCCTCGTGGGCTGCCCCTTCGATTTGGTAGCTGGAGGTGGCCGAACCCCAGCGGAACTGGGGAGGAAACTGATCTCGCGTCAAGGGCATGAATAACTCCGGAGTGAGCAGAGGGCGAAGCGGCGTAAGGCGTATACGGCGTTCACGCAGGTGTAGGAACGCGCAGGAAGTCGCGTAGCCAGAGCGCGCTGTCCTTGACGGTGCGCTTCTGGGTCGCGTAGTCCACGTGGACGATGCCGAAACGTTTGCTGTACCCGAAGGCCCACTCGAAGTTGTCCAACAGGCTCCAGACGAAGTACCCCTTGAGGGGAACGCCTGCCTGAACTGCGTCCAGGGCCGATTGAAAATGGCGTTGCAGGTACTGCGTTCGCTCACCGTCATGAACCTGGCCGTCCTCGCTGACCACATCAGGGTAGGCCGCGCCGTTCTCCGTGATGTACAGGTCGGGGAGCTGGTAATCGCGGTGCAAGCGCACGAGGAGGTCCCGCAGGCCCTCCGGGTAGACCTCCCAGCCCATGTCGGTGTATTCGGT from Deinococcus hopiensis KR-140 includes:
- a CDS encoding GH1 family beta-glucosidase gives rise to the protein MPLTRDQFPPQFRWGSATSSYQIEGAAHEDGKGLSIWDTFTRQPGTVKNADHGDVACDHYHRWESDLDLMQDLGLDSYRFSVSWPRVLPWGTGKVNAKGLAFYDRLVDGLLARDMTPFVTLYHWDLPQALQDRGGWVNRDTAFRFAEYAEVLARQLGDRVGHWITHNEPFCTAIMGHQEGVHAPGIRDTHAALQTLHHVYLSHGLAVPVLREQSRTDTQVGITLSLHPVYPASDAPEDLQAAHRHDGFRNRWYLDPLFGQGYPQDTWESYGPLVPHVQPEDLGIIAAPLDFLGVNYYFRETVKHAPGQGHFDLEEVHVQGVKRTHFDWEVYPEGLTDLLTRVYEDYQPARLLITENGSTFDDSALDEKLMDHDRQQFFEAHLRECLKVLERGIPLEGYFAWSLLDNFEWAEGYDKRFGMVHVDFETQERRLKYSGRWFRDFLRVPVP